The following are encoded together in the uncultured Draconibacterium sp. genome:
- the uxuA gene encoding mannonate dehydratase, translating to MALEKTWRWFGEKDVITLNQLRQMGVEGVVTALHHIPNGEVWPVDEIMKVKNSIEENGMRWSVVESLPVSEGIKICSDDRDSLIANYQQSVRNLGACGINTICYNFMPVLDWARTDLHFKLENGGESMYFDFPTFVAFDVFILKRKGAAGDYPQEIVEKAKRVFEKMSSEEADELAYNIIVVTQGFIDGVIDGSVSDPKALFLDFIDRYKNIGKQELRNNLKAFLDAVIPVAEEAGVKLAIHPDDPPFPILGLPRIIGQLDDYEWLFQANTSLNNGVTFCAGSLSARKENNLPEIIEKTSDRIHFVHLRNTQLLEDGSFYESGHLSGSQDMIKIVHALLLEQKRRIESGRKDYKMPVRPDHGIKIMDDYNYGYNPGYPLIGRLKGLAELDGAMRAVEYMLS from the coding sequence ATGGCTTTAGAGAAAACATGGCGGTGGTTTGGCGAAAAAGATGTGATTACTCTTAATCAGTTGCGCCAGATGGGTGTGGAAGGTGTGGTAACGGCATTGCATCATATTCCCAACGGAGAGGTTTGGCCGGTTGACGAAATCATGAAGGTGAAAAACTCCATTGAGGAAAACGGCATGAGGTGGAGTGTTGTAGAAAGTCTTCCTGTTTCCGAAGGAATTAAAATTTGTTCGGATGACCGCGACAGTTTAATCGCCAACTACCAGCAGTCGGTACGCAATCTTGGAGCGTGTGGCATCAATACCATTTGTTATAATTTTATGCCGGTTTTGGACTGGGCCCGTACCGATTTGCACTTTAAATTGGAAAACGGCGGAGAATCAATGTATTTCGATTTTCCAACTTTTGTAGCCTTTGATGTTTTTATACTAAAACGGAAAGGAGCTGCAGGCGATTATCCGCAGGAAATTGTTGAAAAAGCAAAACGCGTTTTCGAAAAGATGAGCAGTGAGGAAGCGGATGAGTTAGCATACAATATTATTGTGGTTACACAAGGATTTATCGATGGTGTTATCGACGGCTCGGTTTCTGATCCCAAAGCGCTGTTTCTGGATTTTATAGATCGATACAAGAACATCGGAAAACAGGAGTTGCGAAATAACCTTAAAGCATTTCTCGATGCTGTTATTCCGGTGGCTGAAGAAGCGGGTGTAAAGCTGGCAATTCATCCGGACGATCCTCCATTCCCGATTTTAGGATTGCCTCGTATTATTGGTCAACTGGACGATTACGAGTGGCTGTTTCAGGCAAATACCAGCCTCAATAACGGAGTAACATTTTGTGCCGGATCCTTATCGGCCAGAAAAGAAAATAATCTTCCGGAAATTATTGAAAAAACCAGCGATAGAATCCATTTTGTACATTTACGAAATACACAGTTGCTGGAGGATGGCAGTTTTTATGAATCAGGACATTTATCCGGTTCGCAGGATATGATAAAAATTGTGCATGCTCTGCTACTGGAGCAAAAACGAAGAATCGAGTCAGGAAGAAAGGACTATAAAATGCCTGTGCGACCCGATCATGGCATTAAAATAATGGATGATTATAACTACGGATACAATCCCGGTTATCCTTTGATTGGTCGTTTAAAAGGATTGGCCGAGCTGGATGGTGCAATGCGTGCAGTTGAATACATGCTTTCGTAA
- a CDS encoding SDR family oxidoreductase — protein sequence MFDLKGKVAVVTGGGGVLGGSIARSLIEAGVKVALLDIRDENVNNRVAELQEMGGEVLGFVSSVLEMDELKSTRDKILAKWGKVDILVNAAGGNLPGATLSEDQTIFDMKIEDFEKVNDLNMNGTVYPSLVFGEAMAEQKEGSIITISSMATYSAISRVLGYSTAKTAINIFTQWMAMEMATKYSEKIRVNAIAPGFFIGDQNRNVLINPDGSYTERSKKVLARTPMGRFGDIKELNGAVQFLCSEAASFITGVILPVDGGFSSYSGV from the coding sequence ATGTTTGATTTAAAAGGAAAAGTAGCAGTAGTTACAGGAGGGGGCGGTGTTTTAGGTGGAAGTATTGCCCGAAGTTTAATTGAGGCAGGTGTTAAAGTGGCTCTTCTTGATATTCGCGACGAAAATGTAAATAATCGTGTTGCTGAGCTTCAGGAAATGGGAGGCGAAGTTTTAGGATTTGTGTCGAGTGTTTTGGAAATGGACGAATTAAAATCCACACGCGATAAAATTCTTGCCAAGTGGGGCAAAGTTGATATTCTGGTAAACGCAGCCGGCGGTAACCTCCCCGGAGCAACATTGAGCGAAGATCAGACTATTTTCGATATGAAAATTGAGGACTTTGAGAAAGTCAACGACTTGAATATGAATGGGACAGTTTATCCGAGCCTTGTTTTTGGTGAAGCCATGGCAGAACAAAAGGAGGGCAGCATTATCACTATTTCTTCCATGGCAACTTATTCGGCTATTTCCAGGGTACTGGGCTATTCAACTGCCAAAACTGCCATTAATATATTTACGCAATGGATGGCCATGGAAATGGCAACAAAGTATAGCGAAAAAATACGCGTGAACGCTATTGCTCCCGGTTTTTTCATTGGCGATCAGAACCGGAATGTGTTGATTAATCCGGATGGATCGTATACCGAACGCAGTAAAAAAGTATTGGCACGTACTCCAATGGGACGCTTTGGAGATATTAAAGAATTAAACGGAGCTGTACAGTTTCTTTGCTCAGAGGCGGCTTCGTTTATAACGGGTGTAATTCTTCCGGTTGACGGTGGATTTAGTTCATACAGTGGTGTTTAA